The Gammaproteobacteria bacterium genome has a segment encoding these proteins:
- a CDS encoding dephospho-CoA kinase — MDRTMNTRFTVGLTGGIASGKGLVADRLASLGAAVVDTDVISREQTEAGMPALAEIGRQFGAGLIRGDGTLDRARLREHVFSNPEARKRLEAILHPRIRKAAWERAGRTAGSYLVMVVPLLVETGFTDGIDRVLVIDAPRKLQIGRLRERDGVTRGQAMAILASQVSRRQRRAMADDVILNDGSRRRLIGKVDEVHAVYVRQAKVLSEH; from the coding sequence ATGGACCGGACCATGAACACGCGATTTACCGTGGGGCTCACGGGCGGAATCGCCAGCGGCAAGGGCCTGGTCGCGGATCGGCTGGCCTCGCTGGGGGCGGCGGTCGTCGATACCGACGTCATTTCACGCGAACAGACCGAAGCCGGCATGCCTGCCCTTGCGGAAATCGGCCGTCAATTCGGCGCGGGCCTGATCCGCGGCGACGGAACGCTGGATCGCGCCAGGCTTCGAGAGCATGTCTTTTCCAACCCTGAAGCGCGAAAACGTCTCGAGGCCATCCTGCACCCGCGCATCCGCAAGGCCGCCTGGGAGCGCGCCGGCAGGACCGCGGGAAGCTACCTCGTGATGGTCGTTCCGCTGCTCGTCGAAACCGGCTTCACCGACGGAATCGACCGGGTGCTGGTTATCGACGCGCCGAGGAAACTGCAAATCGGACGGCTGCGGGAGCGGGACGGCGTCACCCGAGGCCAGGCGATGGCCATTCTTGCCTCGCAGGTAAGCCGGCGGCAGCGCCGCGCCATGGCCGACGACGTCATACTCAACGACGGATCGCGCCGCCGGCTTATCGGGAAAGTTGACGAAGTCCACGCCGTTTATGTCCGGCAGGCGAAGGTCTTGAGCGAACACTAG
- a CDS encoding prepilin peptidase, which yields MLVYRLPRGLALDKPGSFCPGCRTHIGWRSNIPLVGFLLQRGRCANCGKRIHWRYPLSELLCALLALTAWYAFGASPEAIAALVFCAALVALALIDFEHGLLPDRLTLGLLWVGLAYSLAPKSGGGSVPALLPFPGPGQAIAGAIAGYAFLWLFNRAWRILRKRDGLGLGDCKLLAAMGAWLGFNGLPLVMVPAAVAGALSGLLLIALGRASLSQPIPFGPFLAAGGVFALFLGPNVALLPGWTGP from the coding sequence ATGCTGGTTTACCGGCTGCCACGCGGCCTGGCGCTGGACAAACCGGGATCCTTCTGTCCTGGATGCCGGACCCACATAGGCTGGCGGAGCAACATTCCGCTGGTCGGGTTTCTCCTGCAACGCGGCCGCTGCGCGAATTGCGGCAAGCGTATCCACTGGCGGTATCCGCTCAGCGAACTGCTTTGCGCACTGCTCGCCCTGACCGCATGGTATGCGTTCGGAGCCTCCCCGGAGGCGATCGCGGCACTCGTGTTCTGTGCGGCGCTGGTGGCGCTGGCGCTCATCGATTTCGAGCACGGCCTGCTGCCGGACCGCCTGACTCTGGGCCTTCTGTGGGTTGGACTCGCCTACAGCCTGGCGCCGAAATCGGGCGGCGGGTCTGTGCCGGCCCTGCTGCCCTTTCCCGGCCCCGGGCAGGCGATCGCAGGCGCCATCGCAGGCTACGCGTTCCTCTGGCTCTTCAATCGCGCCTGGCGAATACTGCGGAAGAGGGACGGGCTGGGCCTCGGCGACTGTAAACTGCTCGCCGCAATGGGGGCGTGGCTTGGATTCAACGGTCTGCCGCTGGTGATGGTGCCGGCGGCCGTTGCCGGCGCATTGAGCGGGCTTCTCCTGATTGCCCTGGGACGTGCTTCCCTGTCTCAACCTATTCCCTTCGGCCCGTTCCTGGCGGCCGGCGGCGTGTTCGCGCTGTTCCTGGGACCCAACGTGGCCCTGCTGCCGGGATGGACCGGACCATGA
- a CDS encoding type II secretion system F family protein → MSKSSYSWQGRARDGRLLKGSRRDISAANVRAELQRDGVTPIRVSAMRPSRSQRRAIKPADIAFMVRELATVLRAGLPVVEALDITAESQHQVRIQELLETLSREVAAGNPLSDALRRHPKHFGGLHVSLVAAGERSGRLPDLLANLATWLERRERIRKKMSSALSYPAAVLGIAVVVVGLMLIYVVPEFERMFAGYGAGLPPLTRLVVTLSERLREDGLAWLVTAVSAVLLQAWLRKRLPGLRMLEDRLKLRLPMLGGLFARAALARFMRTLATLLDAGLPAIEALDGAAGACGSRVYESAIRQARDDVETGQSLTRSMAYVHALPPALVRMLGVGEETGRLSEMCLHLAERYEEELQSSADRLGALLEPLLMAILGILIGGLVLAMYLPIFRMGSVI, encoded by the coding sequence ATGTCCAAAAGCAGCTATTCCTGGCAAGGGCGGGCGCGCGACGGGCGGTTGCTCAAGGGTTCGCGGCGCGACATCAGCGCGGCGAACGTTCGCGCGGAACTGCAACGTGACGGCGTTACGCCCATCAGGGTAAGCGCCATGCGGCCAAGCCGCAGTCAGCGCCGCGCAATCAAGCCGGCGGATATCGCGTTCATGGTGCGCGAACTCGCCACCGTCCTCAGGGCCGGCCTCCCGGTTGTCGAGGCGCTCGATATCACCGCCGAGAGCCAGCACCAGGTCCGCATCCAGGAATTGCTGGAGACGCTCTCGCGAGAGGTCGCGGCGGGCAACCCGCTTAGCGACGCCCTGAGGCGCCACCCGAAGCACTTCGGCGGGCTCCACGTCAGCCTGGTGGCGGCGGGCGAGCGCTCGGGACGCCTCCCGGATCTGCTGGCCAACCTGGCCACCTGGCTGGAGAGGCGCGAGCGGATACGCAAGAAGATGTCTTCCGCGCTGAGCTATCCCGCGGCCGTGTTGGGAATCGCCGTTGTCGTGGTCGGACTGATGCTGATCTACGTCGTACCGGAATTCGAGCGCATGTTCGCCGGATATGGAGCCGGACTTCCGCCGCTCACCCGTCTCGTCGTCACCCTGTCCGAACGCCTGCGCGAAGACGGGCTCGCCTGGCTGGTCACGGCAGTCTCGGCCGTCCTGTTGCAAGCATGGCTGCGCAAGCGCCTGCCCGGGCTGCGCATGCTGGAGGACCGACTCAAGCTGCGCCTGCCGATGCTGGGCGGACTTTTTGCCCGCGCGGCCCTGGCGCGATTCATGCGCACGCTGGCGACCCTTCTCGACGCGGGCCTGCCGGCGATCGAGGCGCTGGACGGAGCCGCGGGCGCCTGCGGGAGCCGGGTATACGAATCGGCCATTCGGCAGGCCCGGGACGACGTGGAGACGGGGCAGAGCCTCACGCGCTCAATGGCCTATGTCCACGCGCTGCCGCCCGCGCTTGTCCGGATGCTGGGCGTGGGGGAGGAAACCGGGCGACTGAGCGAAATGTGCCTGCACCTGGCGGAGCGCTACGAGGAGGAACTGCAGTCGTCCGCCGACCGCCTGGGCGCGCTGCTGGAACCGCTGCTCATGGCGATACTCGGCATACTGATCGGGGGGCTTGTGCTGGCCATGTATTTGCCGATTTTCCGGATGGGCTCGGTCATTTGA
- a CDS encoding type IV-A pilus assembly ATPase PilB gives MEHGALTSPLGKRLMALGIVGRDTLALAERELSVSDAGLVAWLAERDEVDAARLTGAIAREFGLPVLDLDRLAGMTAPAGEIDHDFLASHGLAALAADGDRLVLGLADPAQITVLDEVRRRTGLKPCAVVVEHRKLAARLRSADAGPAEGDLLTDELPPMEFEAETPHEEDPAIVASVDEAPVVRFVNGILLNAIRQGASDIHFEPYEDEYRVRLRIDGLLRIAARPPAGLAAKVCARLKVLARLDIAERRAPQDGRIRLRLPNRRKVDLRMNTLPTLYGEKAVVRILDSGASLPALDELGMTPRQQAHFLAALDRPQGMILVTGPTGSGKTVTLYAALERLNVQERNISAVEDPCEIQLAGVNQVNVNRAAGLTFASALRAFLRQDPDVIMVGEIRDAETSAIAVRAAQTGHLVLSTLHTEDAPASLTRLRDLEVPPYAAASVHLIVAQRLARRLCPECRQHDSPDEEALRGLGVGEDILPAGTRLYRAAGHGACRHCADGYRGRVGVFQVMPISPALRRLILDGAPIAAIESQARSENVSTLRDSGLRKVRDGITSLEEINRVTTSATGLD, from the coding sequence ATGGAACACGGCGCGCTCACGAGCCCGCTCGGCAAGCGCCTGATGGCGTTGGGCATAGTGGGGCGCGACACGCTGGCCTTGGCGGAACGCGAGCTGAGCGTCTCGGACGCGGGCCTCGTTGCCTGGCTGGCCGAACGCGACGAAGTCGATGCGGCGCGGCTGACCGGAGCGATCGCGCGCGAGTTCGGCCTGCCCGTGCTCGACCTCGACCGCCTGGCCGGGATGACGGCGCCGGCCGGCGAAATCGATCACGATTTCCTGGCCTCGCATGGTCTGGCCGCCCTGGCGGCGGATGGGGACAGGCTGGTCCTCGGCCTGGCGGATCCCGCGCAGATCACGGTGCTCGATGAAGTGCGCCGGCGCACGGGCCTCAAGCCCTGCGCCGTCGTCGTGGAGCATCGAAAACTGGCGGCGCGGTTGCGGTCGGCGGACGCGGGTCCGGCGGAGGGCGATTTGTTGACGGACGAATTGCCGCCCATGGAGTTCGAGGCCGAAACGCCGCATGAGGAAGACCCGGCCATCGTGGCCTCCGTCGACGAAGCGCCGGTCGTGCGCTTCGTCAACGGCATCCTGCTGAACGCCATACGCCAGGGCGCATCGGACATCCACTTCGAGCCGTACGAGGACGAATACCGCGTACGCCTGCGCATCGACGGCCTGCTCAGGATCGCGGCCCGGCCGCCGGCCGGGCTGGCGGCCAAGGTCTGCGCGCGGCTCAAGGTCCTGGCCCGACTGGACATCGCCGAAAGGCGCGCACCGCAGGACGGAAGAATCCGGCTACGCCTGCCGAACCGGCGCAAGGTCGACCTGCGCATGAATACCCTGCCCACCCTCTACGGAGAAAAGGCCGTGGTGCGGATCCTGGATTCGGGCGCGTCGCTCCCGGCGTTGGATGAACTGGGCATGACCCCGCGCCAGCAGGCTCACTTCCTTGCAGCGCTGGATCGCCCCCAGGGAATGATCCTGGTCACCGGACCCACCGGCAGCGGCAAAACCGTGACGCTGTACGCGGCCCTGGAGCGCCTCAACGTACAGGAACGCAACATCAGCGCGGTCGAGGATCCCTGCGAAATCCAGCTTGCCGGCGTCAACCAGGTCAATGTGAACCGCGCCGCCGGGCTGACCTTCGCCAGTGCGCTGCGGGCATTTTTGCGGCAGGACCCGGACGTGATCATGGTGGGCGAGATACGCGACGCGGAAACCTCCGCAATCGCCGTGCGCGCCGCCCAGACCGGCCATCTCGTGCTTTCCACGCTACACACGGAGGACGCTCCCGCCTCGCTGACCCGCCTGCGCGACCTTGAGGTTCCGCCCTACGCGGCCGCCTCGGTCCACCTGATCGTCGCGCAGCGCCTCGCCCGGCGGCTGTGCCCCGAATGCCGCCAGCACGATTCGCCGGACGAAGAAGCACTCCGCGGGCTGGGGGTCGGCGAGGACATCCTGCCCGCCGGTACACGTCTCTATCGCGCCGCCGGCCACGGCGCCTGCCGTCACTGCGCCGACGGTTACCGTGGCCGCGTGGGGGTGTTCCAGGTCATGCCTATTTCGCCGGCGCTGCGGCGCCTGATACTGGACGGCGCTCCGATTGCCGCGATCGAATCCCAGGCCCGCAGCGAGAACGTCTCCACGCTGCGCGATTCCGGACTGCGGAAGGTCCGTGACGGCATTACCAGCCTGGAGGAAATCAACCGCGTGACCACATCCGCAACAGGCCTGGATTGA
- a CDS encoding pilin, with protein MQHRSQGFTLVELLIVIAIIGILAALAIPAYQDYTIRAQVQEGLALSVQTRNAVTETYVGSGSGPENREEAGLSADAADTQGRYVASVDIVDSEVVVTFGNEANRIIRDKVLYLTPYVADDGATLLWRCGNAPAPEGEALGAEEAATDLENSYLPQTCRS; from the coding sequence ATGCAACACAGGTCACAAGGATTTACCCTGGTGGAGTTGCTGATCGTCATCGCCATCATCGGCATTCTGGCGGCCCTGGCGATTCCCGCCTACCAGGACTACACGATACGCGCTCAGGTCCAGGAAGGCCTGGCGCTGTCCGTGCAGACTCGCAATGCCGTCACCGAGACCTATGTGGGGAGCGGCAGCGGGCCGGAAAACCGGGAAGAAGCCGGTTTGAGCGCGGATGCGGCGGATACGCAGGGACGTTATGTCGCCTCCGTGGACATCGTCGACAGCGAAGTGGTCGTCACCTTCGGCAATGAAGCCAATCGCATCATCAGGGACAAGGTGCTCTACCTGACGCCGTATGTGGCGGACGATGGCGCCACGCTGCTGTGGAGGTGCGGCAACGCCCCCGCGCCCGAAGGGGAAGCGCTCGGGGCGGAGGAAGCCGCTACCGACCTGGAGAACTCCTACCTGCCTCAAACCTGCCGCTCCTGA
- the sucC gene encoding ADP-forming succinate--CoA ligase subunit beta has protein sequence MNLHEYQAKALLSRYGVPVASGRAVSSGEDAAAAAGDLGGERWVVKAQVHAGGRGKGGGVKLCDSPEAVRESAERLLGRRLVTPQTGPEGLPVEKVYVEQASSIDRELYLSLLIDRADECACFVGSAAGGMDIEEVARVTPEKIARVKVRAATGIMPYAGRRLARVFGLEDAAAREMHDLAGALYRLFDECDASLIEINPLVVTGEGRLLALDAKIAVEGNALFRQPNLAGLRDPGQEDELERRAQEVGLSYVSLDGSIACMVNGAGLAMATMDLIKLQGGEPANFLDVGGAADSARVAAGFRLILSNPRVRAILVNIFGGIVRCDVIAEGILQAVREASVDVPVIARLEGTNAERARAMLDESELTVTAASDLADAARIAVEMAA, from the coding sequence GTGAATCTGCACGAATACCAGGCAAAGGCTCTGCTGAGCCGCTACGGCGTGCCGGTCGCCTCCGGGAGGGCGGTGTCCTCCGGGGAGGATGCCGCGGCGGCGGCAGGCGATCTCGGCGGCGAAAGGTGGGTCGTCAAGGCCCAGGTGCACGCCGGAGGGCGGGGCAAGGGCGGCGGCGTCAAACTCTGCGATTCACCGGAGGCCGTGCGCGAATCCGCGGAACGGTTGCTCGGCAGGCGGCTTGTGACCCCGCAAACCGGCCCGGAGGGGCTTCCGGTTGAGAAGGTCTATGTTGAGCAGGCCAGTTCGATCGACCGCGAGCTCTACCTGAGCCTGCTGATCGACCGGGCCGATGAATGCGCCTGTTTTGTGGGGTCCGCCGCCGGGGGCATGGACATAGAAGAAGTCGCCCGCGTGACGCCGGAGAAAATCGCACGGGTAAAGGTGCGGGCGGCCACTGGAATCATGCCCTACGCGGGCCGGCGCCTGGCCAGGGTGTTTGGACTTGAGGACGCGGCAGCCCGGGAGATGCATGATCTGGCCGGCGCCCTGTATCGCCTGTTCGACGAATGCGACGCAAGCCTCATTGAGATCAATCCCCTGGTGGTTACCGGGGAGGGGAGGCTGCTGGCCCTGGATGCCAAGATCGCGGTGGAGGGCAACGCGCTGTTCCGGCAGCCGAACCTGGCCGGCCTGAGGGATCCGGGACAGGAAGACGAGTTGGAGCGGCGCGCTCAGGAAGTGGGCCTGAGCTATGTTTCCCTGGACGGTTCGATCGCCTGCATGGTCAACGGCGCGGGGCTGGCGATGGCGACAATGGACCTGATCAAGCTGCAGGGGGGCGAGCCGGCCAATTTCCTGGATGTGGGAGGAGCCGCCGATTCGGCCCGGGTTGCGGCCGGCTTCCGGTTGATTCTCTCGAATCCCAGGGTCCGCGCCATCCTTGTGAACATCTTCGGCGGCATCGTGCGCTGCGACGTAATCGCGGAGGGTATTCTGCAGGCCGTGCGCGAGGCCAGCGTGGACGTTCCGGTTATCGCCCGCCTGGAGGGTACGAATGCCGAGCGCGCGCGCGCCATGCTTGACGAGAGCGAACTGACGGTAACGGCTGCGTCGGATCTGGCGGATGCGGCCCGCATCGCCGTCGAGATGGCGGCGTGA
- the sucD gene encoding succinate--CoA ligase subunit alpha: MSILVDSSTRAICQGLTGRQGRFHAEQCLEYGTRILAGVTPGRGGQECLGLPVFDTAEEAVQATGADTSLVFVPAPAAADAIMAAADAGIRLIVCITEGVPVLDMVRVKAALKSFDCRLLGPNCPGVITPGQCKLGIMPGFIHEPGRIGIISRSGTLTYEVVHQTTAHGLGQTSCVGIGGDPVRGLNFIDCLEMFERDPETEGIVMVGEIGGTDEEKAAEYISSEVSKPVVAYIAGVTAPPGKRMGHAGAIVAGGQGTAEAKYDALQAAGVAVTRSPAEIGATMAKALS, translated from the coding sequence GTGAGCATCCTGGTCGATTCATCCACCCGGGCGATCTGCCAGGGTCTGACCGGCCGCCAGGGCCGCTTCCACGCCGAGCAATGCCTGGAATACGGCACGCGCATCCTGGCCGGCGTGACCCCGGGGCGGGGCGGCCAGGAATGTCTGGGACTGCCGGTTTTCGACACGGCCGAGGAGGCCGTGCAGGCGACCGGCGCCGACACCAGCCTGGTGTTCGTCCCCGCGCCTGCCGCCGCCGACGCGATCATGGCCGCCGCCGACGCCGGCATCCGCCTGATCGTCTGCATTACCGAGGGGGTTCCGGTCCTCGACATGGTGCGCGTCAAGGCGGCGCTGAAGTCCTTTGATTGCCGCCTGCTCGGGCCCAACTGTCCGGGCGTGATCACGCCGGGACAATGCAAGCTGGGCATCATGCCCGGCTTTATCCACGAGCCGGGCCGCATCGGCATCATTTCGCGCTCGGGAACGCTCACCTACGAAGTGGTGCATCAGACCACCGCGCACGGTCTGGGGCAGACGAGTTGCGTCGGCATCGGCGGCGACCCCGTGCGCGGATTGAATTTCATTGACTGCCTGGAGATGTTCGAGCGGGACCCGGAGACGGAGGGCATCGTCATGGTGGGCGAGATCGGCGGTACCGACGAGGAAAAGGCCGCCGAATACATCTCAAGCGAGGTGTCCAAACCGGTCGTGGCCTATATCGCCGGCGTGACCGCGCCTCCCGGGAAACGGATGGGCCATGCGGGTGCGATCGTCGCCGGGGGGCAGGGCACGGCGGAAGCCAAGTACGACGCGCTTCAGGCCGCGGGCGTCGCCGTGACCCGTTCCCCCGCGGAGATCGGCGCAACCATGGCGAAGGCGCTTTCCTAG
- a CDS encoding NAD+ synthase — protein sequence MKIALAQLNLLVGDVPGNVARILDAIDEARSAGAGLVAFSELALCGYPPEDLLFHAGLREDLAAGIRQVRDASRGIAVVIGYPHREDGRWFNAAALFAEGRRLHLHRKNVLPNYRVFDERRYFAPGTEADCVNLDGLRLGLAVCEDVWEPEVPRRLADGGAQLIVVTNGSPYELGKQPEREKLLARRASETGLPFAYVNQVGGQDELVFDGASCVIDGSGRTCVRAEAFTEGLWYCRLDVPDGEPARPRRGDLAAFMPEDEEVYRALVAGIRDYVRKSGFENVVLGLSGGIDSALTLALAVDALGADRVLAVMMPYRYTQPLSLEEAESQARALGAQYEVLPISGMVEAMRGTLAELFAGLPEDVTEENIQSRCRGMLLMAISNKQGRLVLATGNKSEYAVGYATLYGDMAGGFAPLKDCTKTRVYRLARYRNTLSPAIPQRVIDRPPTAELRPGQLDSDSLPPYEVLDEVLDALMLEDLSVKHIAERGFEPGVVRQVLDRVRLSEYKRRQAPPGVRVTRRAFGRDWRYPIVSGYRPSRADD from the coding sequence ATGAAGATCGCCCTGGCGCAACTCAATCTCCTGGTGGGAGACGTGCCCGGAAACGTGGCGCGCATTCTGGACGCGATCGACGAGGCGCGGTCGGCCGGAGCCGGACTGGTTGCGTTTTCGGAACTGGCCCTGTGCGGCTATCCGCCGGAAGACCTGCTGTTTCATGCGGGCCTGCGCGAGGATCTCGCCGCCGGCATCCGCCAGGTACGGGACGCTTCGCGCGGCATAGCGGTCGTGATCGGCTACCCGCACCGTGAGGACGGCCGGTGGTTCAACGCCGCCGCTCTCTTCGCCGAAGGCCGCCGGCTTCACCTGCACCGTAAGAACGTGCTGCCCAACTATCGCGTATTCGACGAGCGGCGCTACTTTGCGCCGGGCACTGAAGCCGACTGCGTGAATCTGGACGGGCTGCGGCTGGGTCTTGCGGTTTGCGAAGACGTATGGGAACCCGAAGTGCCCCGGCGCCTGGCGGACGGCGGCGCCCAGTTGATCGTCGTGACGAACGGCTCCCCGTACGAGCTGGGCAAGCAGCCTGAGCGCGAGAAGCTGCTGGCGCGGCGCGCCTCGGAGACCGGCTTGCCCTTCGCCTATGTCAACCAGGTGGGGGGGCAGGATGAGCTGGTTTTCGACGGCGCCTCCTGCGTGATCGACGGCTCGGGCCGGACCTGCGTTCGCGCCGAAGCCTTTACGGAAGGCTTGTGGTACTGCCGGCTGGACGTGCCCGACGGCGAACCCGCGCGGCCCCGTCGCGGAGACCTGGCCGCGTTCATGCCGGAAGACGAGGAGGTCTACCGCGCCCTCGTTGCCGGGATTCGCGACTACGTGCGAAAGAGCGGCTTCGAGAACGTCGTCCTGGGACTTTCGGGCGGGATCGACTCGGCGCTCACGCTTGCCCTGGCCGTGGACGCCCTTGGCGCGGACCGCGTGCTTGCGGTGATGATGCCGTATCGCTATACGCAACCATTGAGCCTCGAGGAGGCTGAAAGTCAGGCGAGAGCCCTTGGCGCGCAATACGAGGTGCTGCCCATTTCGGGAATGGTCGAGGCGATGCGCGGCACGCTCGCGGAATTGTTTGCGGGTCTTCCCGAAGACGTGACCGAGGAAAACATCCAGTCGCGCTGCCGCGGCATGCTGCTGATGGCCATATCGAACAAGCAGGGCCGCCTGGTGCTGGCCACCGGCAACAAGAGCGAGTACGCGGTCGGTTACGCGACGCTGTACGGCGACATGGCGGGCGGTTTCGCTCCGCTGAAGGACTGTACCAAGACCCGCGTATATCGCCTGGCGCGCTACCGGAACACGCTGTCGCCGGCGATACCGCAGCGCGTCATCGACCGCCCGCCCACCGCGGAACTTCGCCCGGGGCAGCTCGACAGCGACTCGCTTCCCCCGTACGAGGTGCTGGACGAAGTGCTGGACGCGCTGATGCTGGAAGACCTTTCGGTGAAGCACATCGCCGAGCGGGGGTTCGAGCCGGGCGTCGTGCGCCAGGTACTCGACCGCGTGCGCCTAAGCGAATACAAGCGCCGGCAGGCGCCGCCGGGCGTGCGCGTGACCCGGCGCGCCTTCGGCCGCGACTGGCGCTATCCGATCGTTTCCGGCTACCGCCCCTCCCGGGCCGACGATTAG
- the maf gene encoding septum formation protein Maf produces the protein MSSKLVLATQSPYKRQLLSRLVGDFVTDPSGIDESPLAGENPPDQAARLAEAKAREVAPRHAGAWIIGADQLAELDGRAVGKQPTAEQARAMLMSLSRGALSFHTAVCVLDPAGNAHAHTDLTVARFRPLDQALVERYLALDEPYDCTAAFRAEGAGPLLLEALETTDPTAIVGLPLIWLASVLPLD, from the coding sequence ATGTCTTCAAAGCTGGTACTGGCGACGCAATCACCGTACAAGCGCCAGTTGCTTTCACGGCTGGTCGGCGATTTCGTGACCGATCCCTCCGGCATCGACGAAAGTCCGCTCGCCGGCGAAAACCCGCCCGACCAGGCGGCGCGGCTGGCCGAGGCAAAGGCCCGCGAGGTCGCGCCGCGCCATGCCGGCGCGTGGATCATCGGCGCGGACCAGCTGGCCGAGTTGGACGGCCGCGCCGTGGGAAAACAGCCCACTGCGGAGCAGGCGCGAGCGATGCTGATGTCACTCTCCCGCGGGGCGCTCAGTTTCCACACCGCCGTTTGCGTCCTGGACCCAGCGGGCAACGCTCACGCCCATACCGACCTGACGGTGGCGCGGTTCCGGCCGCTGGACCAGGCGCTGGTTGAGCGCTATCTGGCCCTGGATGAACCCTACGACTGCACGGCGGCGTTTCGCGCCGAGGGCGCGGGACCGCTGCTGCTCGAGGCGCTCGAGACGACGGACCCCACCGCCATCGTCGGCCTGCCCCTGATCTGGCTGGCCTCGGTCCTGCCCCTCGACTAG